Proteins co-encoded in one Pseudomonadota bacterium genomic window:
- a CDS encoding CoA-binding protein, which translates to MNTQDISKKELLLSSRAIAIVGLSPKEDKPSNTVARYLRDAGYKIIPVNPGYDEILGEKCYHALADIPEKIDIVDIFMRADSIMPVVEQAVKIKPKCIWLQLGIVNEEAKKTAENHGITFLMDVCIKQEHERLFSK; encoded by the coding sequence ATGAACACTCAGGATATATCAAAAAAAGAATTGTTGTTGTCATCAAGGGCAATAGCCATAGTCGGCCTTTCTCCAAAGGAAGACAAACCGAGTAATACTGTGGCAAGATATCTTAGAGATGCCGGGTACAAAATCATTCCTGTTAACCCCGGGTATGATGAAATATTGGGCGAGAAGTGTTATCATGCCCTTGCCGATATTCCTGAAAAGATTGATATAGTGGATATCTTCATGCGTGCTGACAGCATCATGCCGGTTGTGGAGCAAGCTGTTAAAATAAAACCGAAGTGTATATGGCTGCAACTGGGGATAGTTAATGAAGAGGCAAAAAAAACTGCTGAAAATCACGGCATCACATTTCTTATGGATGTATGTATAAAACAGGAACATGAACGGCTGTTTTCGAAATGA
- a CDS encoding thioredoxin domain-containing protein — protein MKKISSRKAWTYLVLSAIFIGSVCIYSACVAAPPGNQVTDLITSFGTGKIKVRLYSDYFCVSCRTTEPKIEPTIKKLVQNNTISITFIDVPFHPPKSILYAKYFLYILNNKKEFDHALAARTILFDAGKENIVEKDKIEEYLKNKNIKLKSFDEKPLFNLFVNYIKEDNINSTPTCVIERDGKKEISKGGDNILKSLEGLKH, from the coding sequence ATGAAAAAAATATCTTCAAGAAAAGCATGGACATACCTTGTGTTGTCAGCGATATTCATAGGATCGGTTTGTATCTACAGCGCTTGTGTTGCTGCCCCACCGGGCAATCAAGTAACAGACCTTATAACTTCATTTGGCACCGGCAAAATCAAGGTTAGATTGTACTCCGATTATTTTTGCGTGTCATGCAGGACCACGGAACCCAAAATAGAGCCCACCATAAAAAAACTTGTTCAGAATAACACAATCAGCATTACATTTATTGATGTACCTTTCCATCCCCCGAAATCAATTCTATATGCAAAATATTTTCTTTATATTTTAAATAACAAAAAAGAATTCGACCATGCCCTTGCTGCAAGAACAATTCTGTTCGATGCCGGTAAAGAGAATATTGTGGAAAAGGATAAAATTGAGGAGTATTTAAAGAATAAAAACATAAAGCTTAAATCCTTTGACGAAAAACCCCTGTTTAATCTTTTTGTGAACTACATAAAAGAAGATAACATCAACTCCACCCCCACCTGTGTTATTGAACGTGACGGTAAGAAAGAGATATCCAAAGGTGGGGATAATATCCTGAAATCTCTTGAAGGCCTTAAACATTAA
- a CDS encoding Rdx family protein, with protein MEAELKTNYPGSDIKLIEGGGGIFDVKYNGKLIYSKQNITGHRFPDVGEITRLIKQETC; from the coding sequence GTGGAAGCAGAACTAAAGACAAATTATCCTGGTTCAGACATTAAATTGATCGAGGGCGGCGGCGGTATCTTTGATGTAAAGTACAATGGTAAACTGATATACTCCAAACAGAATATTACAGGACACCGATTTCCTGATGTGGGAGAAATTACCCGGTTAATCAAACAGGAGACGTGCTAA